One genomic segment of Erysipelotrichaceae bacterium 66202529 includes these proteins:
- a CDS encoding Cof-type HAD-IIB family hydrolase: MVKGLVLYDYDGTLVDERDEIYVPTQLTRAAISRLQDLGYLCVLATGRALSYIPNGAKDLHLDGYVTSNGAYVTVHGKVIHNDVFSDEELQSLIQYMDAMGINYILEGTRFCYVKDLHEKEYLHFMDNFKIPEDNFVKYRSFEEVRGSIGKITLTFQNREQLETAGAELEKTYLCSYHRNCNTFDIAKKTIHKGVGAKVLIDHFQIPLEATYAFGDGDNDVELLAGVVHGIAMRKHDPKLDAVASMITGTVKEEGIYKALKKLEVI; encoded by the coding sequence ATGGTAAAAGGACTCGTATTGTACGATTATGACGGAACGCTGGTAGATGAAAGAGATGAAATCTATGTTCCCACGCAGCTGACGAGAGCTGCCATCAGCCGCCTGCAGGATTTGGGATACCTGTGTGTGCTGGCTACCGGAAGAGCATTGAGCTATATCCCCAACGGGGCGAAGGACCTACATCTGGACGGATATGTGACAAGCAATGGCGCTTATGTGACCGTGCATGGCAAGGTGATTCACAACGATGTGTTTTCCGATGAGGAGCTGCAATCTCTGATTCAGTATATGGATGCTATGGGCATCAATTACATACTGGAAGGAACAAGGTTCTGTTATGTGAAGGATTTGCATGAAAAGGAGTATCTGCACTTCATGGATAACTTCAAAATACCGGAAGATAACTTCGTCAAATACCGCAGCTTTGAGGAGGTCAGAGGCAGCATTGGAAAAATCACACTGACCTTTCAAAATCGCGAACAACTGGAAACAGCCGGAGCAGAGCTTGAAAAGACATATCTGTGCTCCTATCACCGAAACTGCAATACCTTTGATATCGCAAAGAAGACGATTCACAAAGGGGTAGGCGCCAAAGTACTGATTGATCATTTTCAGATACCTTTGGAGGCTACCTATGCATTTGGTGATGGGGATAATGATGTGGAGCTGCTCGCAGGTGTGGTTCACGGCATTGCTATGCGTAAGCACGATCCAAAGCTGGATGCTGTGGCAAGCATGATCACCGGAACCGTAAAAGAAGAAGGGATCTATAAGGCCCTGAAGAAACTGGAGGTTATTTGA
- a CDS encoding mannose-6-phosphate isomerase, with translation MALVRLLPAFKDYLWGGTKLKENYNKKTDLDIVAESWELSTHKDGQSIVDSGEYKGLTLSEYVEKLGKDALGTKGNAFEFFPILIKFIDAKGNLSIQVHPDNEYALRVEKEYGKTEMWYILDAEEGASLYYGTNKEITKEEFRARIEDNTILDVLKKVPVHKGDVFFIEAGTIHAIGEGIVICEIQQNSNTTYRVYDFGRVGKDGKPRELHIEKAIDVSNLTPLESDFKPIGEEKDYGTYKCAMMATCEYFTTYVYDVKSECSVKVDEESFASFVIVNGEGSIESDDTMLSIRKGDSVFASANTGKVTIKGNCRFILSKV, from the coding sequence ATGGCATTGGTAAGACTGCTCCCTGCATTTAAGGATTATTTGTGGGGCGGAACAAAATTAAAGGAAAACTACAACAAGAAAACCGATCTGGATATTGTGGCGGAGAGCTGGGAGTTATCCACACACAAGGACGGACAGAGTATCGTGGACAGCGGAGAGTACAAAGGACTGACGCTGAGCGAGTATGTGGAAAAGCTGGGAAAGGATGCTCTTGGAACAAAAGGTAATGCTTTTGAATTTTTCCCGATTCTGATTAAATTCATCGACGCAAAGGGCAATCTGTCTATTCAGGTTCATCCGGATAATGAGTATGCACTGCGTGTGGAGAAGGAATATGGAAAAACAGAAATGTGGTATATTCTGGATGCTGAGGAAGGTGCCAGTCTGTATTATGGAACGAATAAGGAAATCACCAAGGAAGAATTCCGTGCACGTATCGAAGACAATACCATTCTAGATGTATTGAAAAAGGTGCCGGTGCACAAGGGAGATGTATTCTTCATTGAAGCGGGAACCATTCATGCCATCGGTGAGGGTATCGTCATTTGTGAGATTCAGCAAAATTCCAATACAACCTACCGCGTGTATGACTTCGGCCGTGTCGGTAAGGATGGAAAGCCAAGAGAGCTGCATATCGAAAAAGCGATTGATGTTTCCAATTTGACACCGCTGGAAAGTGATTTCAAGCCGATTGGAGAAGAAAAGGACTATGGAACATACAAATGTGCGATGATGGCAACCTGCGAGTATTTCACAACCTATGTATATGATGTGAAAAGCGAATGCAGTGTGAAGGTGGATGAGGAAAGCTTTGCATCCTTTGTCATCGTAAATGGAGAGGGAAGCATTGAAAGTGATGACACCATGCTGAGTATCCGTAAGGGAGATTCTGTGTTTGCCAGTGCAAATACAGGCAAGGTTACAATCAAAGGTAATTGCCGCTTTATTCTTTCCAAGGTATAA
- a CDS encoding HD domain-containing protein: MHTAAVINSSNITELIQRTLNYVDPRLVHHGSRVAHLVYRMMEVDGGFPAEEQQDIYFLALLHDIGAYKTEEINEMVSFEAHDIWEHSIYGYLFLSYFSPLSRYAEAILFHHVAANALGQLDPHIARISQFINLADRVDIFWVHKPDAAAVKQYLRKHMGDRFQCNVVELFFHTLQKYDLLEEWQHPQQIAQPPITLSAKGCSQYLDMLIFAIDFRSTHTVTHTIMTSQLSKGLAKALGLGEEQIHDIYYSALLHDLGKIGIPVEILEYPGKLSNQAWNIMQTHVQLTEDILKGLVHPRIVQTAIRHHEKLDGSGYPNALKESDLCIEDQVVAIADMTSALLGSRSYKAAYSKEKTIEILTKQAEDGKISPQITEVLQCQFDEIVAEVKEKCLPVLTQYSGMRKEYDEKLAMFMNQKIYQPA; the protein is encoded by the coding sequence ATGCATACAGCAGCCGTAATCAACAGCAGCAATATCACAGAGCTGATTCAAAGAACACTGAATTATGTGGACCCCCGCCTCGTTCATCATGGAAGCAGGGTGGCACATCTGGTATACCGTATGATGGAGGTTGATGGAGGCTTTCCTGCAGAGGAACAGCAGGATATTTATTTTCTTGCTCTGCTGCATGATATCGGTGCTTATAAAACAGAGGAAATAAATGAAATGGTGTCCTTTGAAGCTCATGATATATGGGAGCATTCCATTTACGGCTATCTGTTTCTTTCTTATTTTTCACCGCTGTCCCGTTATGCTGAGGCGATTTTATTTCACCATGTGGCAGCGAATGCTTTGGGGCAGCTAGACCCTCATATTGCACGGATTTCACAATTTATCAATTTAGCGGATCGTGTGGATATTTTTTGGGTACATAAGCCAGATGCCGCTGCGGTAAAACAATATTTGCGCAAGCATATGGGAGATCGTTTTCAATGTAATGTAGTAGAGCTGTTTTTTCATACCCTGCAAAAATATGATTTGTTAGAGGAATGGCAGCATCCACAGCAGATTGCACAGCCGCCGATCACGTTAAGTGCAAAAGGCTGCAGCCAGTATTTGGATATGCTTATATTTGCCATTGATTTTCGCAGTACACATACCGTGACGCATACCATTATGACCTCACAGCTCAGTAAAGGACTTGCGAAGGCACTTGGTCTTGGGGAAGAACAGATACATGATATATACTACAGTGCACTGCTGCATGACCTTGGGAAAATCGGGATACCGGTAGAAATACTGGAATATCCCGGAAAGCTGAGCAATCAGGCATGGAATATTATGCAAACGCATGTTCAGCTAACGGAGGATATTTTAAAAGGTCTTGTGCATCCGCGAATCGTTCAAACAGCTATACGGCATCATGAGAAGCTGGATGGCAGCGGCTATCCAAATGCTTTGAAGGAAAGCGATTTGTGTATTGAGGATCAGGTCGTGGCGATTGCGGATATGACCAGCGCATTGCTTGGTTCAAGGAGCTATAAGGCTGCATATTCCAAAGAAAAAACGATAGAGATTCTGACAAAGCAGGCGGAGGATGGAAAAATAAGCCCGCAGATTACGGAGGTTCTTCAATGTCAGTTTGATGAAATCGTAGCGGAGGTAAAGGAAAAATGTCTGCCTGTATTAACGCAATACAGTGGTATGCGTAAAGAATATGATGAAAAGCTTGCGATGTTTATGAATCAAAAAATATATCAGCCAGCCTGA
- a CDS encoding DeoR family transcriptional regulator, producing MLAEERFAAILSILQKQKTVTVLELTQALSISESTIRRDLVALHKMGKLKKVHGGATLLHKEYGLYETEVSARSEEHVEEKKRIARYAASLIQAHDFVYIDAGSTTLHMVEYLKEEEAIYVTNGLEHGRRLAAQGFRTFLLAGELKSRTEAVVGLGAVSSLQKYNFNKAFFGTNGITVDSGFTTPDTNEAYVKMEAMKHAQKCYILADSSKFGTCTSITTADISDATIITGKGVEKEYLEEADIIEVEE from the coding sequence ATGCTTGCTGAAGAACGGTTTGCGGCAATACTGTCCATTCTGCAGAAACAGAAAACGGTGACTGTCCTGGAGCTGACACAGGCACTGTCCATCAGTGAATCCACCATACGGCGGGATCTGGTGGCACTGCACAAAATGGGGAAATTAAAAAAGGTACATGGCGGGGCAACCCTGCTGCATAAGGAATATGGTCTGTATGAAACAGAGGTATCAGCACGGAGTGAGGAGCATGTAGAGGAAAAAAAACGCATCGCACGCTATGCTGCATCTCTCATACAGGCACATGATTTTGTATATATTGACGCAGGAAGTACAACGCTGCATATGGTGGAATATTTAAAGGAGGAGGAAGCCATCTATGTCACAAACGGTCTGGAGCACGGGCGCCGTCTTGCCGCACAGGGCTTTCGCACCTTCCTGCTGGCAGGAGAGCTGAAAAGCAGAACAGAGGCGGTTGTAGGTCTGGGGGCGGTTTCCTCCCTGCAGAAATACAATTTCAATAAAGCGTTTTTCGGAACAAACGGCATCACGGTGGACAGCGGCTTTACAACACCGGATACGAATGAGGCGTATGTGAAAATGGAGGCTATGAAGCATGCTCAGAAATGCTATATTCTGGCGGATTCCAGTAAATTTGGAACCTGTACCTCCATCACGACGGCAGATATCAGTGATGCGACGATCATTACAGGCAAGGGTGTGGAGAAAGAATATCTGGAGGAAGCAGATATCATAGAGGTAGAAGAATGA
- the pfkB gene encoding 1-phosphofructokinase yields MIYTVTLNPSIDYVLELTELTAGDIMRTKAENLIFGGKGINVSSMLANLGMKSCALGFIAGFTGEALEQGVAAMGIQPDFLKVDQGFTRINVKIHAKEESEINGQGPQIRISHLEQLMKKLDRLKKDDILVLSGNVPGSIPQDVYADIMQRLQGSGIRVSVDATGEALMSTLVYHPFLIKPNHKELADMFEVELSSREDLLVYAKELQSMGARNVLVSMAEQGALLLSEDGAVYHTPSCKGEVVNSVGAGDSMVAGFLYGYLQEHSYEAALRYGAACGSASAFSKGIAEKEQVEEMLKQLGGTI; encoded by the coding sequence ATGATTTATACAGTTACATTAAATCCATCCATCGACTATGTACTGGAGCTTACAGAGCTGACAGCCGGTGACATCATGCGGACAAAGGCAGAAAATCTGATCTTCGGCGGTAAGGGAATCAATGTTTCCAGTATGCTTGCCAATCTCGGTATGAAATCCTGTGCCCTTGGCTTTATTGCCGGATTTACAGGTGAGGCACTGGAACAGGGCGTAGCTGCCATGGGAATTCAGCCGGATTTTTTAAAGGTGGATCAGGGCTTTACAAGAATCAATGTAAAGATTCATGCGAAAGAGGAAAGCGAAATTAACGGACAGGGGCCACAAATTCGTATCTCTCATCTGGAACAGCTAATGAAAAAGCTGGATCGTCTGAAAAAGGATGATATTCTGGTTTTATCCGGAAATGTGCCGGGCAGTATTCCACAGGATGTTTATGCGGATATCATGCAGAGGCTGCAGGGAAGCGGTATTCGTGTCAGTGTGGATGCGACCGGAGAAGCTCTGATGTCCACGCTTGTTTATCATCCGTTTTTGATTAAGCCGAATCATAAGGAGCTGGCAGATATGTTTGAGGTGGAGCTGTCAAGTCGTGAGGATTTGCTGGTATATGCGAAAGAGCTTCAGTCTATGGGGGCACGCAATGTGCTTGTATCCATGGCAGAGCAGGGAGCGCTGCTGCTGAGTGAGGATGGAGCTGTCTATCATACACCATCCTGTAAGGGTGAGGTTGTAAACTCGGTAGGGGCAGGGGATTCTATGGTTGCCGGGTTTCTGTACGGCTATTTGCAGGAGCATTCCTATGAAGCAGCACTGCGCTATGGTGCAGCCTGTGGAAGTGCCAGTGCATTTTCAAAGGGGATTGCTGAAAAGGAACAGGTGGAAGAGATGCTGAAACAGCTGGGAGGTACGATATGA
- the rpiA gene encoding ribose 5-phosphate isomerase A, with amino-acid sequence MKERCAREALQYIQDGMIIGLGGGSTIAHLARFVKESGKQVQTVTPSQETEALCVELGLPLLPLRQVAHVDIAFDGCDEADRRLYALKSGGGIHVREKLIANMADTYMLLIDDSKLSDTLQFRVPVVLELLEDSCVYVKRRVEELGGKLTFKHGDGKYGALMSDHGNVLADAEFTQVEDPKKLNHALKSIAGVIDTSLLTREVSAILVVSASGFSLLKKEN; translated from the coding sequence ATGAAAGAGCGTTGTGCAAGAGAAGCATTGCAATATATACAGGATGGCATGATTATCGGTCTGGGAGGCGGATCAACGATTGCGCATCTAGCACGGTTCGTGAAGGAAAGCGGAAAACAGGTACAAACCGTGACACCGTCACAGGAAACAGAAGCACTTTGTGTAGAGCTGGGATTACCGCTTTTACCGTTGAGGCAGGTAGCTCATGTGGATATCGCCTTTGATGGCTGCGATGAGGCGGACCGCCGTCTGTATGCGTTAAAAAGCGGAGGCGGAATTCATGTCAGAGAAAAACTGATTGCCAATATGGCGGATACCTATATGCTGTTAATTGATGACAGCAAGCTGTCGGATACCCTGCAGTTTCGCGTGCCTGTCGTGCTGGAATTGCTGGAGGATTCCTGCGTCTATGTGAAGCGCAGAGTTGAAGAACTGGGCGGCAAATTAACGTTTAAGCATGGTGATGGGAAATACGGGGCACTTATGAGCGATCACGGCAATGTGCTGGCAGATGCAGAATTTACGCAGGTTGAAGACCCCAAAAAGCTGAATCATGCTTTGAAAAGCATTGCAGGAGTCATTGATACATCCCTTCTTACCAGGGAGGTCAGTGCTATCCTTGTTGTATCTGCATCTGGATTTTCATTACTGAAAAAGGAGAATTAA
- a CDS encoding gfo/Idh/MocA family oxidoreductase, with product MKTWNWGILGQGVIASQMADALMKEHGGIYAVAGRHMDKVLAFAEKYTVQHCYDIESLLQDEAVDIVYIATPHTYHYDYMMKALRHGKHVLCEKAITVNHKQLQEVMQLAQEKGLIVMEAMTIFHMPVFHKARELVESGAIGKLKMLQVNFGSCKEYDVNNRFFSSELAGGALLDIGTYALSLVRWFLHEQPDTILTSMLPFETGVDEMSGIILRNSLDEMATVTLTMRAKLPKRGIIAGEDGYLEISEYPRANSFEIRYTKDGWTETIDAGVRGDALLYEVRDMEAVVSGAAENHTLQISSDVVSLMDEIRRQWGMKYPFE from the coding sequence ATGAAAACATGGAACTGGGGTATTCTGGGACAGGGCGTGATTGCCAGTCAGATGGCGGATGCCTTAATGAAGGAGCATGGTGGTATTTATGCGGTCGCTGGCAGACACATGGACAAGGTGCTGGCCTTTGCGGAAAAGTATACAGTACAGCACTGTTATGATATTGAAAGTCTTTTACAGGATGAAGCAGTGGATATCGTATATATAGCGACACCGCATACGTATCATTATGATTATATGATGAAGGCATTGCGGCACGGTAAGCACGTCCTTTGTGAAAAGGCGATTACCGTCAATCATAAACAGCTGCAGGAGGTAATGCAGCTTGCACAGGAAAAAGGGCTGATTGTGATGGAGGCCATGACGATTTTCCATATGCCTGTTTTTCATAAGGCAAGGGAACTTGTGGAGTCAGGGGCAATCGGCAAGCTGAAAATGCTGCAGGTGAATTTTGGCAGCTGTAAGGAATATGATGTTAACAACCGATTCTTTTCCAGTGAGCTGGCAGGTGGTGCTCTGCTGGATATCGGTACCTATGCACTGTCTCTTGTACGCTGGTTTCTGCATGAGCAGCCGGATACCATTCTTACCAGTATGCTTCCTTTTGAAACAGGGGTCGATGAAATGAGTGGTATCATCCTGCGTAATTCACTGGATGAAATGGCGACGGTTACACTGACCATGCGTGCCAAGCTTCCAAAAAGAGGAATCATTGCGGGAGAAGACGGATATCTGGAAATCAGCGAATATCCAAGAGCCAACAGCTTTGAAATACGGTATACAAAGGATGGCTGGACAGAAACCATTGATGCGGGAGTGCGCGGAGATGCCTTGCTGTATGAGGTGCGTGATATGGAAGCTGTAGTATCAGGAGCAGCAGAAAATCATACATTACAAATATCAAGTGATGTCGTATCCCTGATGGATGAAATCCGCAGACAGTGGGGTATGAAGTATCCGTTTGAATGA
- a CDS encoding SPASM domain-containing protein has translation MKSLSLLIKPVSSGCQMSCSYCFYKDVASLRSCSDYGRMQTEIVQALLERVFQAADEDAVITFAFQGGEPLLAGLSFYEHFISMLNQLCTPNQTIHYAIQTNGYMLDEAWCSFFHTNNFLVGISLDGWKQQHDRFRTRNGSGTYVKVMRAIQLLRRYHVSFNILSVLTRQLAQKPEKLYAFYKEHGFTHVQLIPCLAPLQGVSDTCSLTPELFYRFYRGFFDIWLQDRMKKQYMSISLFDNLLRLLQGDTCQLTCGMLGACQFQYIVESDGSLYPCDFYVLDEYRCGNVMDTDLHTALHSKQAAACLKQEEPVRCHTCPFQRICHGNCKRLRSVFMNPQQCGYQQFLLYAYPKLKTLVDKAVLPKLQGRQSA, from the coding sequence ATGAAATCATTATCCTTATTGATAAAACCGGTATCATCAGGCTGTCAGATGAGCTGTTCCTATTGTTTCTATAAAGATGTGGCTTCTTTGAGAAGCTGCAGTGATTACGGACGTATGCAGACGGAAATTGTACAGGCATTGCTGGAACGGGTATTTCAGGCTGCCGATGAGGATGCAGTTATCACGTTCGCTTTTCAGGGTGGAGAGCCATTGCTTGCAGGACTTTCCTTTTATGAGCACTTTATCTCTATGCTCAATCAGCTCTGTACACCGAATCAAACGATTCACTATGCAATACAGACAAACGGATATATGCTGGATGAAGCCTGGTGTTCTTTTTTTCATACAAATAATTTTCTGGTGGGGATATCTCTGGATGGCTGGAAGCAGCAGCATGACCGGTTTCGTACCAGAAACGGCTCCGGCACCTATGTGAAGGTGATGCGAGCTATTCAGCTTTTACGCCGCTATCATGTATCCTTTAATATTTTGAGCGTGCTTACCAGACAGCTTGCCCAAAAGCCAGAAAAGCTGTATGCCTTTTATAAAGAGCACGGCTTTACACATGTTCAGCTGATTCCCTGTCTGGCACCCTTACAGGGAGTATCTGATACCTGTTCCTTAACACCGGAGCTATTCTACCGATTCTATCGTGGCTTTTTCGATATCTGGCTGCAGGATCGTATGAAAAAGCAGTATATGAGTATCTCCCTTTTTGATAATCTGTTGCGGCTTTTACAGGGTGATACCTGCCAGCTAACCTGCGGTATGCTGGGAGCATGTCAGTTTCAATACATTGTGGAAAGTGATGGCTCGCTGTATCCGTGTGATTTTTATGTATTGGATGAATACCGATGCGGAAATGTCATGGATACGGATCTGCATACCGCCCTGCATAGCAAACAGGCAGCTGCATGTCTAAAGCAGGAGGAGCCTGTACGCTGTCATACCTGTCCGTTTCAGCGGATATGTCATGGTAATTGTAAACGACTTCGCAGTGTGTTCATGAATCCACAGCAGTGTGGCTATCAACAGTTTCTGCTGTATGCCTATCCAAAGCTGAAGACACTGGTGGATAAAGCTGTGCTGCCCAAGCTACAGGGGAGGCAGTCTGCATGA
- a CDS encoding sporulation protein: MHLLSALLFAISANIDCLAIGLSYGIQSVRIDARSNLVIAVISTAGTMLSMLAGEPLAALCSPDTANHIGAVLLILIGLWILFQNCFRKQKNLKEYDRDASGRIDMKEAVALAFALTINNMGLGISGSITGLPIFMTCSFTFLCSLLFIAAAQLAGKSWMASFIHKYAQAAAAWMIILLGILECCI, from the coding sequence ATGCATCTTCTATCCGCATTGCTGTTTGCCATATCTGCGAACATTGACTGTCTTGCCATCGGATTATCCTATGGCATCCAGTCTGTCAGAATAGATGCCAGAAGCAATCTGGTGATTGCCGTCATATCCACTGCAGGCACCATGCTTTCCATGCTTGCAGGAGAACCGCTTGCGGCCTTATGCTCACCGGACACAGCCAATCATATCGGAGCAGTTCTGTTAATTTTGATCGGCCTTTGGATTCTTTTTCAAAACTGCTTCAGAAAACAAAAAAACCTGAAGGAATACGACCGGGATGCGTCCGGAAGGATAGATATGAAGGAGGCTGTTGCCCTGGCATTTGCACTCACCATCAACAATATGGGACTTGGCATATCGGGAAGTATTACCGGCCTACCTATCTTCATGACCTGCAGCTTTACCTTTCTTTGCTCCTTGCTGTTTATTGCAGCAGCACAGCTGGCTGGTAAAAGCTGGATGGCTTCCTTCATTCACAAGTATGCACAGGCGGCAGCTGCATGGATGATTATCCTGCTGGGAATCCTGGAGTGCTGTATATGA
- a CDS encoding DeoR family transcriptional regulator: protein MLTKERFYRILELLDHKSFITIQELMEVLNASKSTVNRDLIELEKQGLIQRERGGAIKKEMPATLSSYKEIPVMDKEHIHSREKDILCRRAAEIVKDGDCVYVDSGTTPSYLIPYIAKKNIKLVTSSIYALRKLPASFSGELFLIGGKYDMRYDMSVGYLTTEHIRKFHFDHAFFSASGVELDSQEVLAIDFTISEVKSTVMQRSRNSHLLIDDSKLSIRALCTWAMLSDFQDVYINAAESLQELELPEHFILCK, encoded by the coding sequence ATGCTTACAAAAGAGAGATTTTACCGGATTCTGGAGCTTCTCGATCATAAATCATTCATTACCATACAGGAGCTGATGGAGGTACTGAACGCCAGTAAGTCCACGGTGAACCGGGATTTGATCGAGCTGGAAAAGCAGGGACTTATCCAGCGGGAGCGCGGAGGCGCCATCAAAAAGGAGATGCCTGCCACGCTTAGCAGCTACAAGGAAATACCGGTGATGGATAAAGAGCATATCCACAGCAGGGAAAAGGATATCCTATGCCGCAGGGCTGCGGAAATTGTAAAGGATGGGGATTGCGTGTATGTTGATTCCGGTACAACACCAAGCTATCTGATTCCCTATATTGCGAAAAAAAATATCAAGCTCGTCACATCCAGCATCTATGCCCTGCGCAAGCTGCCTGCCTCCTTTTCCGGAGAGCTGTTTCTGATCGGTGGGAAATACGATATGCGTTATGATATGAGTGTCGGCTATCTCACAACCGAGCACATTCGCAAATTTCATTTTGATCATGCCTTTTTCAGTGCAAGCGGCGTGGAATTGGATTCTCAAGAGGTTCTGGCAATCGACTTCACAATCAGTGAGGTTAAAAGCACCGTTATGCAGCGCTCCAGAAATTCCCATTTGCTGATTGATGACTCCAAGCTGTCCATACGTGCTCTGTGTACCTGGGCCATGCTCTCTGATTTTCAGGATGTCTATATCAATGCCGCTGAAAGCCTGCAGGAGCTGGAGCTTCCGGAGCATTTCATTCTTTGTAAATAA
- a CDS encoding hotdog fold thioesterase yields the protein METLEELKARLNSSSQYLQSNDMRVVEVKEGYAKVEMIIDEQILNVHGFVHGGALYSLADTAAGAASFTSGRDSVTLSGTINYIKPGRGGKLIGIAQKISAGRTTGVYEVFIFNDADVLLSRATFTMFFLDQERYRKEREN from the coding sequence ATGGAAACGTTGGAAGAATTAAAAGCAAGGCTGAACTCATCCTCACAGTATCTGCAAAGCAATGATATGCGTGTGGTGGAGGTGAAGGAGGGGTATGCGAAGGTGGAAATGATTATAGATGAACAGATTCTGAATGTTCATGGCTTTGTCCATGGCGGCGCATTGTATTCCTTAGCAGATACAGCAGCCGGAGCGGCTAGCTTCACATCCGGACGCGACAGTGTTACCCTATCCGGAACTATTAACTATATCAAACCAGGCAGAGGTGGGAAGCTGATTGGTATAGCACAGAAAATTTCTGCAGGAAGGACAACCGGTGTGTATGAGGTTTTCATTTTCAATGATGCGGATGTACTGCTTTCACGCGCGACCTTTACCATGTTTTTTCTGGATCAGGAGCGTTATCGCAAGGAACGTGAAAACTAA
- a CDS encoding alpha/beta hydrolase fold domain-containing protein, which produces MNTEKLTVYLHGQPSGAILQTYFMDASKELLHSTKRPAVLLMPGGAYRYTSDREAEPVALRLNAMGYQVAVLRYSCAPAAFPQALLETAAAFQLLKDEGTTWNIDPERIFLMGFSAGGHLAASFGIYWNQPLITEYFHRDDLRPYAQILCYPLITSGEFAHEESMQNLLQERACDPQARKQVSLELLVHRDVPRTFLWHTYTDPTVSVQNSLLFASALVKQKVLCEFHMYDKGEHGLATAGALSQRYDGAKLQPECESWMELLHTWMNSVL; this is translated from the coding sequence ATGAATACAGAAAAGCTTACCGTATATCTGCATGGACAGCCAAGCGGTGCTATTTTACAAACCTATTTCATGGATGCATCGAAGGAATTGCTGCATAGTACAAAACGTCCAGCTGTTTTGCTTATGCCCGGAGGTGCGTACCGGTATACGAGCGATCGTGAGGCAGAACCGGTTGCTCTGCGTTTGAATGCAATGGGGTATCAGGTAGCGGTGCTGCGCTATTCTTGTGCTCCTGCCGCCTTTCCCCAGGCTCTGCTTGAGACTGCCGCGGCCTTTCAGCTTTTGAAGGATGAGGGTACAACATGGAATATTGATCCAGAACGTATCTTTCTAATGGGCTTTTCCGCAGGCGGTCATTTGGCAGCCAGCTTTGGAATTTACTGGAACCAGCCGCTTATCACTGAGTATTTTCATAGAGACGATCTGCGTCCATATGCGCAGATTCTCTGTTATCCACTCATTACAAGCGGGGAATTTGCACATGAGGAGAGTATGCAGAATCTGTTGCAGGAGCGCGCTTGTGATCCCCAGGCAAGAAAGCAGGTATCGCTGGAGCTTCTGGTGCACAGGGATGTGCCAAGAACCTTCCTCTGGCATACCTATACCGATCCTACGGTTTCTGTACAAAATTCATTGCTGTTTGCATCCGCTCTTGTAAAACAGAAAGTCCTCTGTGAATTTCATATGTATGATAAAGGCGAACACGGGCTTGCGACTGCAGGAGCATTGAGTCAGCGGTACGATGGGGCGAAGCTGCAGCCGGAATGTGAAAGCTGGATGGAGCTTCTGCATACCTGGATGAATTCAGTTTTATAA